In Seonamhaeicola sp. S2-3, the genomic window TTTTTTGCTGAAGACAAAAATTACACAACAACAGACCCATATATAAATGTGGTTTACGTGTCTGATTACGGATTTAATTTAAATGCTGGAGCACGTTTAAATAACCATAGTGAATATGGTTCCCATTTTGTATACAGTTTAAATCCATCATATAAAATAGATGTTAATGATGGTTATGCTAAGTTATTTGGATCTTATGCTACTTCTTTTATAGCACCAAATTTATCTCAGTTGTTTGGGTTTTATGGCGCTAATCCAGATTTAGAGCCAGAGGAAAATATTACTATTGAAGGAGGTTTAGAGTTTAATAATAAAAAGGGATTACAGGTTAATGCACTTTATTTTAATAGAAAAGAAGACAATACCATTATTTATACAACTGGTTATGAAAATGCTACAACAGATGCTACAGTACATGGTGTAGAGGTTGAAACTCAAATAGCGTTAATTGAAAATTTATCGTTAAACGCAAATTATACCTTTACTGAAGTAAAAGATGGTGTGCGATTAAGAATACCAAAGCAAAAAATTAATGCAGGATTAGGTTATGATTTTAGTGAAAATACATTTGCTTCTGTGAATTATCAGTTTGTGGGAGAGCGAACAGATACTGATTTTTCAACGTATCAAAATGTAGATTTAGATAATTTCTCTTTAATAGATTTATATTTCAGTCAAAAATTAGTAAAGAATAAAGTGAAACTTTTTGCAAGTATAACAAACTTGTTTAATGAAGATTATTTTGAAATTTTAGGTTATACCACAAAAGGAAGAAATGTAAGTTTAGGGTTAAACTTGAATTTATAATCTTAAAATTTTATTAAGGTTCTGAAACAAATTCAGAATGACAAAACATTAAAAGTCGTTATAATTTAAGTTATAGCGACTTTTATTTTGGTATTAAATCACAATACCAAACGCCATAGGTGTCAGATTCGCAAACAGAATTGTTAGTTTTAGGATTAGCGTATTCACGGTAAACTTTATCTCCTATTTCAAAACTGATAGGGTTTTTAAATATAGGGCCATCAAAGCAAAAGGTATGAAACTCGCCATTTTCACCACAAGGATCAACATCTTCTGGTAGGTTATTAATAAAATCTTTGTTGATAACAGTGCCAACAAAATCTTCATTAAAATATTTAGAATTGGCACAAACTACAATGGTTTTAAAGCCTAAATTAAGAAATTCATTTAAAAGTTCTTTTGTATTGCGTTTCCAAATAGGGAAGACAGCTTTAAGACCTTGTTTTGTTAATTGGTTTTCACGGTAAGTTCTTAAATCTTCTAAAAAAATATCACCAAAGGCAGTATGTGTAAAGCCATCACTTTTTAACCTAGAAACTGTTTTATTCATAATAGTTTCATAGGTTACCATATCTGGCATTTCAGGTAATTTTATAAAGTTAGATTTAATACCAATAGCATTTGTTTGCGCTAGTAACAATTCATTTCTAAGTCCGTGCATAGATACCCTATTGTAATGACTATTAACTGTAGTAATTAATTCATCTACCGTATAATTTTCATTTTGTAATAGGTGGTATAATGCAAGTGCAGAGTCTTTACCAGAACTCCAGTTAAAGTAAGTTTTATGTTTATTCAAAAATGAGTTGGTTTATTATGTTTTTTGGTAATGGTTTATCATTTATAAGCTTGCCTTTAATAGAATTTATAGGTTCTATATCATCAATTTGTATAAGGCTTTTACTTTTTGTGCTTAGCTTGCCATTTCCTGTTATTTGACTAATGGCTTCTGCTAAAAGGGGTTCGTTTTCATCACCTAAAACACCTAAATTGGTTCTAGTTTCGTTTAGGTAGGTGTTTGGTTCTAAGCCATCAAAAAAATCGGTATTATCATCAACATTGGCGTATTTAAAAATTAAAGGTTGCAATGCGTAAGTGTGGTTTGGGTTGGCGCCTTCTTTACCAAAATCTGATGAATCATATAATGTGGTAGACCCTTGGTATTTACCTCTTGTATTGGTGCCAATTTGAACAACATTAATATAGGGGCTTAAAGAGTTAATGACTAACTCGCTAGCAGAGGCAGTCCAAGAGGTTGTTAAAACATATAGATTGTTTAGATTTAAACTGTTTAGAGACATACCGTCTTCATTGTCAATAAATCTATCTAATAAATATTCGGGGTCATCATTTTCAAACAGTGTATGTAATTCGTTGTTGTAAAATCTTTTATTAAGAATTTCTCCTGTAAATTGTCCTGTAATTAGGCTAGTCATTAAAATAGCTTTAGAGTTGTAACCTCCAGAGTTGTATCTTAAATCTAGTACTAAATTGGTAATGCCTTCGCTTTTAAAAGTTGAAAATACATCGTTGAGTTCAGAAGAACTTCCGTTAAACCCCGTATACATTAAATACCCAATTTTTTGTCCATCAACATTTAAAACTTTACTGGTATGAATGGGGTTTTCTGTAAATTCTTCTTTTGTAAGTGTTATGCTTGTACCTAAAGGCGTTACCGTATCATCATCTGTTTCTGTAGTGCCGTTGGTGTTATAGGTGCCTAAATCTATACTGTAACTATTGGCATTGAATAACGAATAATTATTATCTATTGATGAGTTGTAATATAATTGGGTTCCATTAACTGCATAAAAAATATCACCTCTTTTTAAACCTTGTAAATCTGCGTTACTACCAGGTAATACGTACAGAACAATACCATATCTAACAGGGTCTGTGTTAGACCGTTTAATTGTGGTGAACTGCATACCATTAGTAAGAGTTGTTCCGTTTAAAAGCGCTTCATTTTCAAAGTAATTATCTGTAATCCAGCTAAACCTATCAATAGTTTCGCGCTCATAAATTAAACTTTCAAACAATTCTTCAGGTGAAGTATAAGCGTTTAAATACTCTGTATATTCTTCATTACTTGAAAAACGATTGTTAGCTAAATCTGGAACTTCATCTTTGTATAGATAAAAAACATTCATGCCTTTCCATACAAAATCATTTATTTCACTGGCAGAAATTTCGCTATCATCATTGTCTTCAAAACAAGATGTAAAAAGTAATAAGTAACAAAAAAGAGGTATACTATATTTTAATATTTTCATTTAGCGTTTTGGTTATTTTACAGGAAAATCTTTATACATGTTTTTTCCTAATAAAGTAAAGTCTTTTGAATCTGCTAATATTTTTGCGTCAATTCCCTTAATATCTTTTTTAGATGATTTAGATGTTGCACCTGTAATAAGTTCTATGGCTTTAGCTAAAAAAGGTTCTGAAACATCACCTAGTACACCTAAATTATTAATATTTTCACCTTCATAGACACTGCCAGAACTGGTTTCATAAGTAATGGTATAATCGGGTGTAAGTCCGTCATAATAGTCAGATTCATCATTTGCATTAGCTGATTTGTATACTAATGGTTGTATAGCATATTTGTGGTTAGGGTTAGCATTCTCCTTACTAAAATTACTAGAATCATATAGGGTAACAGAAGCAGTGTATTTTCCAGTTGTAGTTGTACCTATATGTGTTACATCTATATAAGGGCTTAAACCATTAATTATTAGCTCACTTGCAGAAGCAGAACTGCTTGTAGCTAAAATGTACACTTTATTTAGGTTTAATGATGAAATTGGGCTTGTTTCATCTGATAACGTATCGGTAAAATTATTTATAAGACTTTCTGGACTGTAAGTTTCAAAATAAGCTTGGTATTTATTATTCCAAATTTCTTTAGAAAAAACTTGGTTTGTAAATTGTCCAGTAATCATGCTAGCTAAATTAATAGCAGAACTTACATAACCGCCAGGGTTATATCTTAAGTCTAAGACTAGTTCTGTAACACCTTCTGCTTTAAAATTTGTAAAAACAGTATTAAGTTCTTCGTCAAAATCGGCAATAAATTGGTTGTACATTAAATAACCAATTTTATAACCATCTGTTTCTATTACTTTATTTATTAAAATGGGGTTTTCTGTAAATTCTGTTTTGGTAAGTGAAACAGTTTTTCCGTTTAAATAAACCGAACTATCGGTTATATCTGCCATACCTAGAGTATAGGTATCATTGGTTCCAAACAATAAATCATAATAGTTATTTACGGTTAATTGTTCTCCATCAACGGTTAGAAAAAAATCTCCTCTGGAAATATCTTTTGTTGCTGCATCGGAATTATTTGCAACATACCTAACATAACCTAAAATATCATCAGAAGAAGAAAGTTTTAATAGCTGAAAATCTAATCCGTTGCTTTTAGAGATACCACTAAAAGAGTTTTCTAATTCAACATAATCATCTACAATAAAACTAAATTTATCAACTACATCCTTTTGATAAAGTAAATCATCAAATAAACTTTCTGGTGTGCTATAGCTATTTAAAAATGTATAGTATGCATCATTATCTATGAATTTATTGTCCCGTAAATTAGGAACTTCACTTTGCCATAAATAAATTTCATTTAAACCTAACCAAACAAAGTCGTTTACTTCATTGTCTAGTGTAATGGGTTCTTCAATTTCATCGTCGTCATTAATATCATCATTGTTGTCGGTAGAACTACAGTTAAAAAGAATTATGGAAAAACTTAGGAAAAAACTGAGTAAAAGGAAGTTGGGAGAATTATCTTTCATATTTTAAAATATGCTATTATTGTGATATAAAAACCTAAAATTACGTACATTATTGTTTAATAAAAAATTAAATGTTGAATTCTAGTCTAGAAGTATAAGTTAATAGTTTTTATGATAGATGAATGACATTAATAGATTATCCTGCGTAAGGGATTGAGGCATTTGTTGAAGCTCCCTGAGGCACGAGGGAGCGACTGCCGAAAGCCCGACCCGACTTGGGAGGGTTACGCCCAAATTATTTTTTTTTAATATAGTTGTAACAAAATAAATTCTGGTTCGTCGTAATAACAAATAGCAGAAAAGCTATTAACTCAACCAAACCAAACCCAAAATGACTCAAACAGAGTTTTTAAATATTGTAATGCCTTTTAAAGATAAAGTATTTCGTTTAGCAAAACGTTTGCTTGTATCTACTGAAGAGGCTGAAGATGCAACTCAAGAAGTTCTGTTAAAATTATGGAATAACAAAGCCAAAATTAAAGAGTATAAAAATGTAGAGGCGTTTTCTATGACTATGACTAAGAATTTTTGTTTTGATAAATTAAAATCTAAACAAGCTCAAAACTTAAAAATTGTTCATAGCAATTATGAAGAAAAAAACACACCACTACAAAAACAAGTTGAGTTAAATGATAGTGTAAGTTGGGTAGGAAAAATTATAGAAGATTTACCAGAACAGCAACGTATGATAATTCAATTACGAGATATTGAGGAGTACGATTTAGATGAAATAGCAAAAATGCTTGATATGAAAAACACCGCAGTACGTGTAGCCTTATCAAGAGCAAGAAAAACAATAAGAGAAAAATTAACTAATACGCATAATTATGGTATTAAATAATATAGAAAAATTACTAAAAAAATACGAGAACGGTGAAACCACTCTAAAAGAAGAGCAACAGTTAAAAAACTATTTTTCTCAAGAAACTGTAGCGCCACATTTAGAAATGTATAAGCCTATGTTCAACTATTTTTTAGCAAATAAACAAGAGCAGTTTACCAAAGACGTTCCATTAAAAACTAAGCGCATATTTAATTACAAATGGATTTCTGTCGCAGCTGTAGCAGTTCTTATGTTAGGGTTTTACTTTAATAGTTCAATAATTACAGATGATTGTAATGAATTAGGAACTTATTGTGAACCAGAACAAGCTCTAGAAGAAGTAACAAAACAATTGGCTATGATTTCTAATCACTTCAACAAAGGTACGCAAGCAGTTGGGTATTTAAAAGAAGTAGACAAAGGAACAGCCGCTTTAGGTTACTTAAATGAGATTGAAAATACTACCAGTATTATTTTTAAAAAATAACAGTTAAAAAAGAACAAAATGAAATGAGCATTGTAGAAAGCTTCACAAGTTAAATACAGAAGAATACCATGCGAATTACATTTTAACAATTAAGAACAATTAAAGATTAATAAAATGAAGACAAATTCAAATAAAATAAAGATGAACAACAGATTGATAATGTTTATAATGACCATTATGTTAGTGCCATTAACAGGAATGGCACAAAAGAACATTTTTGAAAAATATAGTGATAACCCCAATGTTACCTATGTAAATATAAAACCAAAAATGTTTCAAATGATAGCTAAGGTAGGTGTAGATACTAGTGATCCTGAAGCAAAAGCATTTATAGATATGGTAAAAAGTATTACCAGTTTTAAAACCATAGTCACAGATAATAAAACAATTTCAACAGATATCTCTAAATGGGTAAAATCTCGTTCTAATTCTTTAGAAGAATTAATGGAAGTTAGAGATGATGGCAGTGAAGTAAAATTTTATGTAAAAGAAGGAAAAGATGCAGACCACGTAAAAGAACTTCTAATTTTTGTAAATGGAATAGATAACGTAATGGATGACAAAATTGAAATTAATGGTAAAGAACGAAAAATAGAAACCGTAGTAGTATCATTTACTGGCGATATTGATTTAAATGAAATATCTAAATTAACAGAAAAAATGAATATTCCAGCAGGACAACATTTAGAAAAAAAATAAACAACTAATCATCAATCATGCAACGAACAGTTAAATATTTATTAAGCACCATTTTAACCGCAGTTTTTTTAGTAAGCTGCGGTGATGGTGTTAGTTTACAGCGCTATTACGTAGATAACCAAGAAACTGAAAATTTTATCACTCAAGATATACCAATTTCTATGGTAGAACTAGATAAAACAAATTTTACTGAAGCGCAACATGAAGCCTATAACTCTGTAAAACGACTAAATTTTTTAGGATATAAAGCATCTGATACAAATATTGAAACTTATAACAAAGAGTTAGCAACGGTTAAAACCATTTTGAATGATGATAAGTATCAAGACTTAATGGAGTTTAGTGATAGAGGTAGAAAAATAGTTGTAAAATATATTGGCGATGATGAAGAAGCCGATGAAATTGTAGTTTTTGGGAGCGCTAAAGAAATGGGGTTTGCTATTGTTAGAATATTAGGAAATAACATGAGTCCAGAAAAAATGGGTGTTTTGTTGCATAGTTTACAAAACGCAAATGTTAATGAAAGTCAAGTGCAAGATATTATGAATTTCTTTAAGTAGATTTTATATTTTAAATGTTAATAAAAAAGGCTTGGCTATAATTATAGACAAGCCTTTTTTTATTCCTCTACTATAATTTCTTCGCTTTTTTCTTCTTCTTTAACTTTAAAAGATTTCACCGTAATAAGGTTAATAATAATGGCTAAAAAAATAATAGTAAGAATAGTTAATACCAAGAAATTATCTAAAATATCTAACATGCCAGAAACAAACATGCCCCCAACCCAAAGGCCACAGAATAATAAAGATTGTTTATCGGTTAACATAATTAATTTTTAAATACCAGTATAGTTACTAGGAGTAATACGTTTTAATTCCTCTTTTATTGTATCAGACACCTCTAAAGTATCAATAAAATTTGAAATAGAATCTTGATTAATTTTTTCGTTTGTTCTTGTTAATCCTTTTAATGCCTCGTAAGGGTTTGGATATCCTTCTCTACGTAAAATGGTTTGAATAGCCTCTGCAACTACAGCCCAATTATTTTCAAGGTCTGCAGCAAATTTACTTTTGTTTAATAATAATTTGTTTAAACCTTTTAAAGTAGATTTAAAGCCTATAATTGTATGTCCAAAAGGAACACCTACGTTACGTAAAACGGTACTATCAGTTAAATCGCGTTGTAATCTAGAAATAGGTAGTTTAGCAGACAAGTGTTCAAAAATAGCGTTGGCAATTCCTAAGTTTCCTTCACTGTTTTCAAAATCAATAGGGTTTACTTTATGTGGCATTGCAGAACTTCCTACTTCGCCCTTTTTTATTTTTTGTTTAAAGTAATCCATTGACACGTAGGTCCACACATCTCTATCTAAATCAATAAGGATGGTGTTAATACGTTTTAAACAATCAAATAACGCCGCCATATGGTCATAATGCTCAATTTGTGTTGTTGGAAACGAGTGGTGTAACCCTAATTTTTCTTGTACAAAAGAGTCTCCAAAAGCTTTCCAATCAATATCTGGGTAAGCTACATGATGAGCATTAAAATTTCCTGTAGCACCACCAAATTTTGCAGCACTAGGTATATCGTTTAATAAATTAAATTGTTCTTCTAAACGGGTTACAAAAACCGCAATTTCTTTACCTAAACGGGTTGGCGATGCTGGCTGACCGTGTGTTCTTGCTAGCATAGGAACCTCTGCCCATTCTTTGGTTAATTCCTTTAGTTTTTCTAAAACGGTGAAATATTCTGGAACATAAACATTGTTCATTGCTTCCTTAATACTTAAAGGAATGGCCGTATTGTTGATGTCTTGTGAGGTTAATCCAAAATGGATAAATTCTTTGTATTGAGATAACCCTAAGGCGTCAAATTTTTCTTTTATAAAGTATTCAACCGCTTTAACATCATGGTTGGTAACACTTTCAATTTTTTTAATAGCTAAAGCATCTTCCGAAGAAAAATCTTTATAAATAGTTCTTAATTCATCAAAAAGAACATGGTCAACATCTGCTAGTTGTGGTAAAGGTATTTCACAAAGCGCAATAAAGTATTCAATTTCAACTAAAACACGATATTTTATTAAGGCTTCTTCAGAAAAAAAAGGAGCTAAAGCGTCTGCTTTACTTCTATAACGTCCATCTATTGGAGAGATGGCATTTAATACAGATAATGACATATTTAATGTGAATTTTAAGAAGTTGCAAAGATATAATTTTTAGATGGAAGCTAGAAGTTTGTTCCCCTAAGTTTTTTAATATTGGTAACTTCTTTATTAGGCTTTTTTAATTTTTTTAAGAATATGTCTTGCTCTTGCTTTAAATGCTGCGGTTTGATTAGAAAAATCTCGTTCTAGAATGGTAATTAATTCTGGGTAAATCCAGTCATATTCTTTTCCAAAAAGAAAAAGTGTAGACATGCTATAAGCTTTAGGAGCTACTTTTTCATCATTAATCATATAGTCAAAGCAGGTTTCAATAATGCGTTCTTTATGGGTTGTACTTAATGCTGTCTTAATTTTATTGTCATCATTACAGGTATAAGCATTAGCAATAAGCTCGCAAATTTTAGCAATAGGCCTTACGGCAGAATCTAAATGAACTTTATGAATATTTTTGGTAAAGAAATCTAAATGCGGAATAATGGCTTCAATATCATCAGAACACATAAACTCAAAAACCCAAGCGGCACGCGGTGATATTTTGTCGTCTACTTTAAAAAGTATTTCTAATAATTTAGAAACTAACGTGGGGTTATTTATTACTAAATTAGCGTAGTAAGTTCTTTTTTCACGCGAGTGATTTACGTAGTTTAATTCGTTGTAAAGTTCGGTGGTAGTCAAACGGAATTTTATTACTTTTAAAAAGTAAATTTATAAGAAATATTTTAGAATGAAAACCTCAAAGAAAATCTTGTTAGCATTGTTAATTGTTTTTGTGATTGCTCAATTTTTTGGCCCAGAAAAAAATAACGGAGATATAACAAGTATTGAACCGTTTTTAGCAGAAACAAAACCACCTCAAGAGGTGAGTTTAATATTGAAAGAGGCTTGTTTAGATTGCCATAGTGATGTAACAAGGTATCCATGGTATAGCAATATTACACCAGTAAATTATTGGTTAGCAGATCATATTAAGGATGGAAAAAAACATTTTAATGTCTCAAATTGGGAAGGTAATTCTATAAAACGAAAAGACCACAAATTTGAAGAATTAATAGAAGAGGTTGAAGGAAAAGAAATGCCATTAAAGTCTTATACATGGACGCATACCAACGCTAAATTAACAGAAGCTCAAATTCAATCGGTGGTAGATTGGGCAAAAAATGTACGCTTAATGTACAGTATGAAACCTAAACCAGAATAGGTTAAGCGCTATGCAAAAAAACTTATTGATTATTGGTTTTGTATGGCCAGAGCCTAAAAGTTCTGCTGCTGGTAGCAGAATGATGCAATTAATTGAAGCATTCCTACGGGCTAAATATCAAATAACTTTTGCCTCAGCCTGTGCAAAATCAGACAACGCTTTTAATCTTGAAAGCATTGGAGTTTCGCAAGTTTCTATTGAATTAAATAGTTCTAGTTTTGATGATTTTGTTAAAGCTTTAAATCCAGAAGTAGTTTTGTTTGATAGGTTTATGACCGAAGAACAATTTGGGTGGCGCGTTGCAGAACAATGCCCCAATGCCATTAGAATTTTAGATACCGAAGATTTACATTGTTTAAGGCGTGGTAGAGAACAAGCTTATAAAGATAAATTTTCGTTTGAAAAAAAATATCTGTTTAATGATACGGCAAAGCGAGAAATAGCCAGTATTTATAGATGTGATTTAAGTTTAATTATTTCAGAAGTTGAAATGGAAATTCTTAAAAATGATTTTAAAGTAGATAAATCAATTTTAATGTATTTACCATTTATGTTGAGTGAAATTTCTGTTGAAACAATAAAAAGTTTAGCAAAGTTTAATAAACGGAAGCATTTTATAACCATAGGTAATTTTTTGCATAAACCAAATTATAATGCAGTTTTATATTTAAAAGAAACTATTTGGCCTTTAATTAAAAAGAAACTTCCAAAGGCAGAATTACATATTTATGGTGCTTACTGCTCAAATAAAATAAGCCAATTAAATAATGAGAAACAAGGTTTTTTAATTAAAGGTTTTGCAGATGATGTTAACCAAGTTATGCAATGTGCTAAAGTGTGTTTAGCACCTATTAGGTTTGGGGCTGGTTTAAAAGGTAAATTGGTAGATGCTATGCAAAACGGTACGCCTTGTGTAACAACTTCGGTTGGAGCAGAGGGGATGTTTGGAAATATAGAACCAAACGGATTTATAGAAGATAATCTTGAAGCGTTTGCAAAAAAAGCTGTTCAATTATATCAAAATGAAACGCTTTGGAAAGAAAAGCAG contains:
- a CDS encoding ATP-binding protein, with protein sequence MNKHKTYFNWSSGKDSALALYHLLQNENYTVDELITTVNSHYNRVSMHGLRNELLLAQTNAIGIKSNFIKLPEMPDMVTYETIMNKTVSRLKSDGFTHTAFGDIFLEDLRTYRENQLTKQGLKAVFPIWKRNTKELLNEFLNLGFKTIVVCANSKYFNEDFVGTVINKDFINNLPEDVDPCGENGEFHTFCFDGPIFKNPISFEIGDKVYREYANPKTNNSVCESDTYGVWYCDLIPK
- a CDS encoding S41 family peptidase, with protein sequence MKILKYSIPLFCYLLLFTSCFEDNDDSEISASEINDFVWKGMNVFYLYKDEVPDLANNRFSSNEEYTEYLNAYTSPEELFESLIYERETIDRFSWITDNYFENEALLNGTTLTNGMQFTTIKRSNTDPVRYGIVLYVLPGSNADLQGLKRGDIFYAVNGTQLYYNSSIDNNYSLFNANSYSIDLGTYNTNGTTETDDDTVTPLGTSITLTKEEFTENPIHTSKVLNVDGQKIGYLMYTGFNGSSSELNDVFSTFKSEGITNLVLDLRYNSGGYNSKAILMTSLITGQFTGEILNKRFYNNELHTLFENDDPEYLLDRFIDNEDGMSLNSLNLNNLYVLTTSWTASASELVINSLSPYINVVQIGTNTRGKYQGSTTLYDSSDFGKEGANPNHTYALQPLIFKYANVDDNTDFFDGLEPNTYLNETRTNLGVLGDENEPLLAEAISQITGNGKLSTKSKSLIQIDDIEPINSIKGKLINDKPLPKNIINQLIFE
- a CDS encoding S41 family peptidase, which encodes MKDNSPNFLLLSFFLSFSIILFNCSSTDNNDDINDDDEIEEPITLDNEVNDFVWLGLNEIYLWQSEVPNLRDNKFIDNDAYYTFLNSYSTPESLFDDLLYQKDVVDKFSFIVDDYVELENSFSGISKSNGLDFQLLKLSSSDDILGYVRYVANNSDAATKDISRGDFFLTVDGEQLTVNNYYDLLFGTNDTYTLGMADITDSSVYLNGKTVSLTKTEFTENPILINKVIETDGYKIGYLMYNQFIADFDEELNTVFTNFKAEGVTELVLDLRYNPGGYVSSAINLASMITGQFTNQVFSKEIWNNKYQAYFETYSPESLINNFTDTLSDETSPISSLNLNKVYILATSSSASASELIINGLSPYIDVTHIGTTTTGKYTASVTLYDSSNFSKENANPNHKYAIQPLVYKSANANDESDYYDGLTPDYTITYETSSGSVYEGENINNLGVLGDVSEPFLAKAIELITGATSKSSKKDIKGIDAKILADSKDFTLLGKNMYKDFPVK
- a CDS encoding RNA polymerase sigma factor, with translation MTQTEFLNIVMPFKDKVFRLAKRLLVSTEEAEDATQEVLLKLWNNKAKIKEYKNVEAFSMTMTKNFCFDKLKSKQAQNLKIVHSNYEEKNTPLQKQVELNDSVSWVGKIIEDLPEQQRMIIQLRDIEEYDLDEIAKMLDMKNTAVRVALSRARKTIREKLTNTHNYGIK
- a CDS encoding DUF4252 domain-containing protein, encoding MKTNSNKIKMNNRLIMFIMTIMLVPLTGMAQKNIFEKYSDNPNVTYVNIKPKMFQMIAKVGVDTSDPEAKAFIDMVKSITSFKTIVTDNKTISTDISKWVKSRSNSLEELMEVRDDGSEVKFYVKEGKDADHVKELLIFVNGIDNVMDDKIEINGKERKIETVVVSFTGDIDLNEISKLTEKMNIPAGQHLEKK
- a CDS encoding DUF4252 domain-containing protein translates to MQRTVKYLLSTILTAVFLVSCGDGVSLQRYYVDNQETENFITQDIPISMVELDKTNFTEAQHEAYNSVKRLNFLGYKASDTNIETYNKELATVKTILNDDKYQDLMEFSDRGRKIVVKYIGDDEEADEIVVFGSAKEMGFAIVRILGNNMSPEKMGVLLHSLQNANVNESQVQDIMNFFK
- the purB gene encoding adenylosuccinate lyase, with the translated sequence MSLSVLNAISPIDGRYRSKADALAPFFSEEALIKYRVLVEIEYFIALCEIPLPQLADVDHVLFDELRTIYKDFSSEDALAIKKIESVTNHDVKAVEYFIKEKFDALGLSQYKEFIHFGLTSQDINNTAIPLSIKEAMNNVYVPEYFTVLEKLKELTKEWAEVPMLARTHGQPASPTRLGKEIAVFVTRLEEQFNLLNDIPSAAKFGGATGNFNAHHVAYPDIDWKAFGDSFVQEKLGLHHSFPTTQIEHYDHMAALFDCLKRINTILIDLDRDVWTYVSMDYFKQKIKKGEVGSSAMPHKVNPIDFENSEGNLGIANAIFEHLSAKLPISRLQRDLTDSTVLRNVGVPFGHTIIGFKSTLKGLNKLLLNKSKFAADLENNWAVVAEAIQTILRREGYPNPYEALKGLTRTNEKINQDSISNFIDTLEVSDTIKEELKRITPSNYTGI
- a CDS encoding adenylosuccinate lyase, which translates into the protein MTTTELYNELNYVNHSREKRTYYANLVINNPTLVSKLLEILFKVDDKISPRAAWVFEFMCSDDIEAIIPHLDFFTKNIHKVHLDSAVRPIAKICELIANAYTCNDDNKIKTALSTTHKERIIETCFDYMINDEKVAPKAYSMSTLFLFGKEYDWIYPELITILERDFSNQTAAFKARARHILKKIKKA
- a CDS encoding heme-binding domain-containing protein is translated as MKTSKKILLALLIVFVIAQFFGPEKNNGDITSIEPFLAETKPPQEVSLILKEACLDCHSDVTRYPWYSNITPVNYWLADHIKDGKKHFNVSNWEGNSIKRKDHKFEELIEEVEGKEMPLKSYTWTHTNAKLTEAQIQSVVDWAKNVRLMYSMKPKPE
- a CDS encoding glycosyltransferase, which gives rise to MQKNLLIIGFVWPEPKSSAAGSRMMQLIEAFLRAKYQITFASACAKSDNAFNLESIGVSQVSIELNSSSFDDFVKALNPEVVLFDRFMTEEQFGWRVAEQCPNAIRILDTEDLHCLRRGREQAYKDKFSFEKKYLFNDTAKREIASIYRCDLSLIISEVEMEILKNDFKVDKSILMYLPFMLSEISVETIKSLAKFNKRKHFITIGNFLHKPNYNAVLYLKETIWPLIKKKLPKAELHIYGAYCSNKISQLNNEKQGFLIKGFADDVNQVMQCAKVCLAPIRFGAGLKGKLVDAMQNGTPCVTTSVGAEGMFGNIEPNGFIEDNLEAFAKKAVQLYQNETLWKEKQQNGFKTINNRFNKNYFEKELIKQVEIISQELNARRLNNFTGQMLQHHTLNSVKFMSKWIEEKNSTQ